From the genome of Nicotiana sylvestris chromosome 1, ASM39365v2, whole genome shotgun sequence:
tatttaatatttaatattattatactatcatataatttgtttattagcttataaataaattaatgtcttactttttatccttttaatagtatttaataaaaataaatattttattcttgaaatttggtatattttttatgcttttatcctcttattcataatatttaattatttaaatttatcaataatatttttaaatgtaatttaattattttattttatctatttttaaattaatttaaagtataagtatcctcgCACTACCTCTATTTTTTTTATGTACATTCCCTTCCTACTACAaatgttaattagtttttatattaatgttTTACCTAGAGccaaaataatgtcatattttgttttaaattgtaacttttaattagtctaaaatattaatacataggTTATTTGATTctcatgttccaaatgtattgagttctcttataattaattttgtattagatgcagttaaattttcttccttttttagctataagatacaatttaatttttaattttcataagtaagattaccaatattagaaatttattttgtatttttaaaattttatttaatcatagaaaaaatttcttaattgtttgaacacattatttctaaatattgtagtaatatttttactgtcattttagttctttacataatattttaaaaaacaaaaaaataatctcatctcaaattcaaataattcttatcattctattttctaaaatggaccgcatttttaaaaaattatgctatgcattcaaactcaaactaactgcactcgattcagatattaatcatagaaaaacaTTTTCGTAATTGTTTGAACATATCTAAATGTTGTAATAATATTTTCactgttattttatttctttacataaattttctttcttttttagttttaagatacaaatttaatttttgtaaaattacctatattagaaatttattttgtcatttaaaatttttattttttattattgttttatttttcataagtAAGACTTCAATTTCCTGGTATTATCTATAATTTGAACATTCGCatcatagttttaagaactttctaatctcaaattcaaatagccttttcttttaattctaatatttaacataattttgctattttttttaatctaatatatagtcttattacattttatgtggcttttcattaacttgtaaatttatttaatatcattatcaactacttttctttaataatataagataaatatataattttttaattacgaaataaatatttattttgtttcaaaaacattgctcgaaaattttaaattatttaaaatttaataatatttttaagtattgcatatttattttattttattttctaaacttatgatctataaatgtccttacattatctctaatttatttttattattcaatttttttagtttttgattttaactattagacttgagttatgtggacttatattATGCCTTTTCTtagtataatataaaaaaaattctcatctgaaatttaaataagtttgacCCTTTTTCCTttgataaaaaatctgaatttttattttttctctatttattcgctatttttgattttatattattcaatacctaatattattacattatcatatgaAATTTTATTAGCCTGTTTGAATTTAGTATTTATTTTTGCCACACTCactctaatataatatagataaaaatttaaaaactttctcatctccaattcaaataatttttatcattctatttttttaattggaccatattttaaaaaaaattatgttatgctttcaaattTAAACTAACTGAACTTAAACTTAATTCAAatataatcatagaaaaatatttttcttaattgtacgaacacattatatctaagtattgtagtaatatttacgaataaaatattcgtttgcacgatttatcaatattaatacgaatttattattcttgttattaaaatatcttttgttgattatttaatttttctcttaccttataaataatttgtatactttatgtaagattttattttgctgcttgaatttatttaatttttaaactcaataaatcctTAATATcttaataattttatttttattctatattttaacttactccaaagtataaatagttataggttatctcaatttatgtctttataatatttttatttttttattataatttttaattaatttttcacctccatatttctagctaatatagaaaacaatctatgagtagatcaatatataaatatagatatagatatagatatacatatacatataaatttaattatagatatatagattagatttgtctaagatctatttagaatatgtataagattcattaaactacttccattaattatgtttctatatataatttctaattattaatgttgtcctaaattACCAAGTGGCTTTCatttagcttgtcacttggcttagcCACAatacatactactctccttttaatataatactagTGTACGTACCCGCGCGATGCACGGATCGattcaaagaaaaaaagagcaaagAGAGATAATAAAAACATATGCATATTGCAAATTAATTTTAGCAATTGCGaccaaaataattaaaataaaagacaaatATTTATTATTACCAAGGGCCACCGACCGATCCCAAGCGGCTCTTTAAAAGAAGGCCTGAGCATGaaatatttgattttctttttgattggTAAAATATTTATTCCTCATTATGAGttataagtaataataataataataataataataataataataataataataataataatgataaaaaaatttaattttttggtAACGCGAAAAATCAACTAACTTATTTAGCTTTGCTAATTTATCCAATGACTTGCCACTAACTTTTAATAAGCTACctggcaaaaaaaaaaacagagcCTAAAAAAATACTCCTACTAATCCATAAGGAGTTAAAGTATGCTTCTACATTAGTTGATCAATAAATCGACCAACTTACTTGAATTACCATCAATAGAGTTTTCAAGAACCTCAATTATCAGGAGGTTAAATTGGATAAGAACTACTTAATTATAGTCTGTTGTATTGAAGGATATAGTATGTTCTGAATCTTGTAACCAAAAAAGCTGCTAGTGGCATATGGAGGCTATTCAATATCAAAGAATAGATGTAATTTACCGGAGAAGATGAATCTCTAGTTAATTATCCAATATTGACAATTGTCTTTCCGATCATTTCTTCATCAAGGATATCGACTAACGCTGAAAGAATATTACTTGTTTGGAAGAAATACTCTGCAATTTGTAGAAAGCAAAAAACGTGATTAAAGGACAAATACTATAAGACTACATTTGCAATCTAGTCTAGAATATAAGATTTACATCACCCTCGTCTATTTGAAATACTAAAAACATGAAGCAAATGAATTGCTTTAATAGAAGTCAGTAATTACTGCTACAACCACAATATCTTAAATAAGGAATGTATAGTTATAGCCTACATGATCAAATGTATATCATAATAAGCAATTCCTCTTGcaggagaaaaaagaaaatcaaaagaaaaaagtaaACATAAGCTTTTACCAGGAAGTTAAATTCTTAAATGTTATAGATCGAATACTTTGTTTCAACTATCATTCACTATTAATTATTGAATACTTATGTTAGAAGTTAGAACAATGATAAATTAAGAGGCGTAAAACAATAGAAGATTTTAAGTCAAACAGCTCCTATAAGTATTTAATGTTTGAAGAATAATGATATTTCCATGTAGCTTCAAACCTTTGAACTTCGCCCCTTTCTTACGGTTAGGCGTTTCGTAATAATAGCAGTACAATCTTAATCCCTGTATAGATTTTATTTCTATTATCAGTCCTTAAGTTGCAAGATGAAAAGCTAAGCTAAGGAAAACCATTATCAAAGAGGAGTTAAAACACAACAAATTTGCTTCAAAAAGTTAATTAGGAGAAGTATGTCTAATGAATGCTATAATATTTTTGTACTGCTTCTActgattaaaaagaaaaaaagggcaaCCCTCTTTTGTACTGTTTTACTTAGTAATAGTAATGATGCAagccaaaaaagaaaagagattcACAAAGAACACCTAAAAGTAACATAATTTTAGAATAAAAAGTAATACTTTTAGTACCTATACAAATCAAGAATTGGACTATACATAAGTATTTCCGAAGTAGCTATAATAAAATGTCATGCTGGCTTGTAGTAAATTGACTCTGCAAACCAAGATATTCTTGTATATGTTTGTAAGAAGATAAAGAGAAGGAGAAAGAATGATGTAACTTTGCCTTTAAAAGGTTAGTTAGGAGAATTTTGTCTAATGACtactatatataaaaaatttgTACTTCTGCATATCACaagtaaaaggaaagaaaataaagaggGAAAAAGCAACTCTCTTTTGTACTGTTTCACACATCTGGAGAAAATAACAACAAGTTTCTCAATTAAGCATAATGATGATAAGTTTTTCTATCAAACAGATATCTAAAACAATCTAAAAATATTAGTGCACCAAAGTTAAGCAACATTCAAGAGATTACTCCACAAATTAAAAAGGACCTGAGAAATAGTCATAGGTTTCATGAATTGCTAGCAGTCATATTACCATCATATTGATAAATATGCTAACGTACTGAGGCCAAACAGGCCTTGTCCAGCATTCATGATCTTTTATTTTGATCTATCAGTGGTACAATTTGTGGTGTTTTCATGTTATCTGGCCTTGTCCAGTATTCATGATCTTTTATTAGATCTCCAGCGTTAaaaaaatgcacaattaaatgtTTAACATTTAACAAACATATGTTTTTCGAGAAACTTAGAATAAAATTAATTCTCAATATTCTTGAAAACTATTGTGACTAACATGGATATAGAAGCGATTATGCTTGGAACTGGATTTCAAGAAATAACCAGTGCCACATTTGATGCCAGATTGAAAAATATTTAGTTCCCCAGGAGCTTGGAAAGCGATTGTGTGGCACCACATACATGTTATCCAAATCAATACAATTTTTCATAATTGTTCTACCATTATCCCTTCTTCTATAAACAGGATACCCTTCTTCATCAACCGTTGTGGCCTCAACAAACTTTTTAGGAAAGTGCTTTATACATCTACCATTCAGCATGCAAGGAGAAGATTTCCTAGCAGAACCACATGGGCCATGCATCATTAAATTTTTAACGGCATTGTAATAATTAGGATCATCCACTTTATCTGGTATTTTTGCCGAAATTATTCTATCAATATCTGACGCAGATGGAAATTCATTATGCTCTTGAAGAAAAAGTAAGATATGAGCATGAGGTAGTCCTCGTTTTTGGAACTCAATGGTATAAATCACTGCATTGGAAATTAAgcaaatttattaaaaaaaacaattatCTGATTCATATAAATTATcatctttatttaaaataaattgtaaaTGTTGTGTACCTGCTTTTACTTGTCCAAACACTTGATTATCTCTCAAATCCATTATTAAGTGGTCCAATTTAATTTTGAACACCCTACTTAAAATGTCTGGACGATCTTCAGGATTCAAGTTTCTGCTCTCCACAAATCTAGTAATCTCTGGCCACTTAGGATTGCAAGTAAATGTGATAAAAAGATCAGGGTACCCGGCCCATTTACATATTGCCATAGCATCTTGATAATTCTGAACCATATATCGTGCACCCCCTGTAAAGCTTGAAGGTAGAATTATCCTTTTACCTTGGGATGAAGGATCGATATCACCATGCAAAATAGCATATGCTAGGACTTTATAAGAATCAACTCTTAATTGCTTTTGATGAGTCCTGATAAACTTCAACCGAGAAGATTCTATCATTGTATAACCATCAACTAAAAATTGTtgaaataatcttcctgaagacaCAATGGTGggaacttcatcttttctttccTGAATTCTATAAGCGAAAAATTCTCGCATGCTAACACATTGCCTTCCTCTCGATGATTCATCGCCATGACTTAAAGGAATATCCTCTCTGTATCCATCTTCaccataaggaaaaagcaaaggATATTGTAGTCCTAAATATGCAGCATTTAGTTCATTTATCCTTTGTAGCTGTCCAGATTGTGTTTCTATAATGATATCACGATCACTTCCAGAAACTTCAAAATCACCAACCACCAAAGCAGCTACTTCTGGTATTGTTGGTAAGTTGTATCTTCTACCATCAGTACTTCTTTTCCCTATTAATCTGAGCTTAACATTGGAGTCTATATTCTCCTGGAATCGATCTCTGACCATCCTAAATGTCTTTGCCAAAACATTATTGTCATCAAGCATTTGTTTTAGATCAGAAACAATTTCAGCATGAAGTTTATTAATATCTTCGCCACGACTGAAAAAATATATGATATCAATAAAGGTTTTTAAATTAAATGTTATTTGCATAGTATTATATAATAAAGGTATAAGACTAACCTGAAAGTATTGATTCTATTTGTAACTTCATTCTCtgtgtcatatatatatataactgtgcaAATTTTGGAGTAGATCCTTCAAGAGGTAGTAAGCTCCCAATTTGATGATAGTTTTGACCACATAATCTGAACGTTCTTGGCCCTCTTTTCTGGTTGATAGAGACATCAACCTTACCCCCCATTTACGTAAATGAGAAGATAGAGTCATAACTCCTAATATTTTCTCGAAAATGGCTACTTTTAGGACCTATATTAAAACCATTGCAAAATGATAAATGTGAATATAAGACGATATGAACATGTTGATATTAAAAGTTATAATTTCTCTAACCTGATCCAAATAAAAGTTGTTTCAAAACTTCAGGAGGCTTCTTAAGATCTGGAAGCTTTATTTTTCCACGATCACAACACATTGTGAAAATAGGTTTTTTTGAGTTGTAATGCTTGCGGATTCTTTCTTCATACCAAAAAAGAGCACCGTACTTTTCACATTCATATGTAGCATCTCCTATGTCCCAGTAATCTATACTTGCAATAATATACAAAGTCAAAGACAAAGATTATTGATTTATTTTATCCAACTACATTGAGTGAATAAGGAGTATCTGATAAGTACCTTCAGTGTAAATTTCGTCACATTCAACATCCACATCTAAGAAAAGTATTAGTTAAATCAATTAATAGGGATGGATTATTAATATATACATCTATGTTTGTGAATATAGATTCTTTctttaataataacagaaaagtGCAAAGATATGGTTGTCATACTTGGATACTCTTCATCATCTTCATATCCTATGTTATTTGGCAACTGCCCTGTTACATGTATAATTTGTAAGTGTATATTGATTTAAGACTATTACTACTCCTACTTCTACTCCCCTGATCATCCATAGGCTCTCCTAGAGAAGCTTCCCTTTATTGCACACTCTACTTGTAGTCTATACAGACATACTAAGTTGTCTAGTCAGTTAAGACTTCAATGGAACACTGCCATTCTTTTTAATTTACTACGATTCATAAACATTAGAGGACGAGACACGCAAGTTGAATCCAGAATTCAAGTATTGGTAAAGACAACTCAACAATCTCCATTATTACATCAAGATGATACAGTGCGTTAACGTATAGTATTTTGACATATACTCCTAAACTTACAACTTTTAGTTGCCAGTTCACTTCTTAGTAATACTATCATTCTGAAAAAAATAGTTCCTATATTTCGGGTGTTAGAACTTGAAACAATGCCAAAATATTTCTCTTGAAGATAGTCAATTAAGTACTTCAGATTCATATAGCCACATCTAGTATAAGGTCATTATTTAAAGGTAAACCAATATCTCATAGAAACATACAGAATGACAGTGTTGTTTATTGCAGCCCGATTTCTAGTAAGAGAGTTGCAGTATTTAATTTTCATTAATCTTAACATTGTATTTTACTTTTAACTAATAACAATATAAATTTCAAATGCTTACCTTGCATTATTGGAGTTTCATTTAAATCTGGCAAAGAATTATACATTTGCACATCTACAATGTAGTAGGATTGTTAGTATTAATTGAAAGAGTTCctattaaataataatttttttaacttttgaTATACTTTAGACGAAAAATTAATATGAGAATCAAAATTTTAATACCTTTTTCAGTTGGAGTGCCATTAATATGAGAATCAAACATTATAATAAGAATAAATTATGATAAAGTAAGTTGTAACAACACAACTAATATATTAAATAGATGATATTTTGACTCACCATTTGTTATATCGGACAAAGGAGGAACTCTTTCTTCACTTCCGACAGAATAGTTTGTATTATTGGAAGGTTCAATATGATGTATTCTCATGTCTACAAAATAATGTTTAATATGCATCATTAGTTATATAACTAATAATTAACTAAACCAAACATTCAAATAAGAATAAATTTtagtaaaatataaaaatataaaatgcagAATTTTGAAGGAGGAAACTTCAGAGGCAATAATATGCACAAGGTAGAAGATGATAGGAAAAGAAATTTGGTGACAAAATAAACTTAAGCAGATATTTAGATGATCAAGATTTCCTCAAAGACCAGCAAAAATTGCTAGCGCATCTAGCACACGAGTCCGAAGAAATGCATGATTTTGGATATAAATTCAAGAATAAATCAATTATCTTAAAATTTAGTCTCAGTACATGAATATGGAGTAGAAATAACCTAACACTATAGTTTCACTCCCTTCT
Proteins encoded in this window:
- the LOC138874094 gene encoding uncharacterized protein; protein product: MLNPASQILLHGKSKNPTFYTKQIHHTESEKAQKKLVTKDMRIHHIEPSNNTNYSVGSEERVPPLSDITNDVQMYNSLPDLNETPIMQGQLPNNIGYEDDEEYPNVDVECDEIYTEDYWDIGDATYECEKYGALFWYEERIRKHYNSKKPIFTMCCDRGKIKLPDLKKPPEVLKQLLFGSGPKSSHFRENIRSYDSIFSFTRGEDINKLHAEIVSDLKQMLDDNNVLAKTFRMVRDRFQENIDSNVKLRLIGKRSTDGRRYNLPTIPEVAALVVGDFEVSGSDRDIIIETQSGQLQRINELNAAYLGLQYPLLFPYGEDGYREDIPLSHGDESSRGRQCVSMREFFAYRIQERKDEVPTIVSSGRLFQQFLVDGYTMIESSRLKFIRTHQKQLRVDSYKVLAYAILHGDIDPSSQGKRIILPSSFTGGARYMVQNYQDAMAICKWAGYPDLFITFTCNPKWPEITRFVESRNLNPEDRPDILSRVFKIKLDHLIMDLRDNQVFGQVKAGTQHLQFILNKDDNLYESDNCFF